In Candidatus Tanganyikabacteria bacterium, the DNA window AGCCCTGGCATGCGGTGCCGCCCTGCTCACCGACGATCTCGACACCGGTTCGGAGCCCTGCGGCTTGCGTGACGACGTGCACGTGCGCATCTACGACGACGCTCGCTACGAGGCGCAGCTTCGGGCACTCCTGGCCGATCCGGCCGGGCGCGTCGCCATGGCGCGGCGGGGCCAGGCCGAGGGTTTGTCGCGGCACTGTTACCCGCTGCGCGTGGCAGCGATGCTCGCGGCGCTCGGATCGGGGGTGGGCGGTGGCGCCGGGCGGAACCTTCCGCCCGCCGCGGAGCGCCATCTGGCCATGGCGATCGCCTATTACGTCTTCACCATGTATCCCGAAGCCCAGAAGCACCTGGATTCGCTGGAGAGCGCGGCCCCCGATCACCCCGACCTGGCGCTTGCCCGGGCCGTCGTGGCGGCCGCAACCGGCGCATCCGACGCCGAGGCCAGGCTGCGCGCCGCCCCCGATCTCCTGGGCCGGCTGGCATGCGCCCGCTGGCTCCTGGGCCACGGCCGGGTTGCCGAGGCCGCGGCCATCGCGGAGAGCTTGCCGATCGCCCCCCATGAGGTCGCGGGCGAGAGGTGGTCCCGGATCTACTTCCCCGTCACCATCGACTGGCCGAGGATGGAGTGGCTCGCCCTGGCCACGTCCGAACCGGCCGTGGGCCGTGCCCGCTTCCTTCGCAACCAGGCCCTCGCCATCCGCGCGCAGGCTGCCGGGGGGGATCCCGCGGCCGAACTGCCGCTGCTCGAGGCCCTGACCGCCTCGCGCCCCGGGGACCCCGATTCCTGGATGCGCCGCGGCAAGGTAGCCGCGGAGCTGGGACGCCGGGACGAGGCAATCGCTTGCTACGATCGGGCCTTGCGGGACGATCCGTTCTTCCTGCCGGCCCGCCTGCTCCAGGCCCTGGAACTCCTGGGAGACGACGCATCCCGGGCCGATCTGCTGCGCGCCCGCCGGCTGCTGGCATTCAACGTGCACCTCGGGCGCATCGCCATGCAGGTCAAGCCCACGGAAGTCGACCGCCAGACCTTGCTCCGCACCGAACCGGTGCTCGCGGAAATCGATGCGCGCCTGGGCAAACCGATCCTCGACACGACCTGCTCAAATCGCTGGCTCGTGGCCCCGGACGCCGACCTCGCCGAGGCGGTCGAACGCTTCCTGCGGGGTGACCGGCCCGACACCGCCCTAGTCGTGGCCGTGGCGCCGGGTGCCGCTCCCCGCGCCGGGGACGCGATCGGCGCAGTACTGGAAAAGCTGGACATCGCCGACCCCGAATCCATCCCCGACATCCTGGTGCTGGAAACGCCGGAAGACGAGTTACCGGGCCTCTTCACCGCCGCGACCGCGGTGTTCGCGGCCGGCGCCGGCGGGCGTGCCCTGGCAGCCG includes these proteins:
- a CDS encoding glycosyltransferase, with the protein product MGYSLDRLHEDAADAGRDAPMNVLLGYGYVPHAVPSYLEAELRKAHRVITCGPSFGRPQDIPCTRSAHMSEILGRLPDDFEPDAFLWIHSPCVFLPDGVETVPCPTGHYQTASQWEAFWSAPYARAFDHVFVTPKAVAMYRDAGNEHVHGILNACAPEMAAPPEADRPYDVAFLGTVNSVMYPERAQYLARTVAVALADGLRLFVANGLPPERLREVYGATKVVFNASFQGGGANMRVFEALACGAALLTDDLDTGSEPCGLRDDVHVRIYDDARYEAQLRALLADPAGRVAMARRGQAEGLSRHCYPLRVAAMLAALGSGVGGGAGRNLPPAAERHLAMAIAYYVFTMYPEAQKHLDSLESAAPDHPDLALARAVVAAATGASDAEARLRAAPDLLGRLACARWLLGHGRVAEAAAIAESLPIAPHEVAGERWSRIYFPVTIDWPRMEWLALATSEPAVGRARFLRNQALAIRAQAAGGDPAAELPLLEALTASRPGDPDSWMRRGKVAAELGRRDEAIACYDRALRDDPFFLPARLLQALELLGDDASRADLLRARRLLAFNVHLGRIAMQVKPTEVDRQTLLRTEPVLAEIDARLGKPILDTTCSNRWLVAPDADLAEAVERFLRGDRPDTALVVAVAPGAAPRAGDAIGAVLEKLDIADPESIPDILVLETPEDELPGLFTAATAVFAAGAGGRALAAAVGLPHYAYEVMG